The DNA window aaccattgtttgggttcaatgttttttgaaatctgtaagattgtattaaaaacaaaggtAGTTATTTAACAGAAGATTGTTCTGATAGAAAGCATTGTCTTCTCAATGTGTGAGATTGATTGGTGTGAGTCAGGAGGCatgtgtctttctgtctttctgcACAGGGGTAATGGCTGTCTGGATTATATATGGCCCTTGCACTGTATGCTGTTGAAGTGAAACAGACATTGATAGGCAAAATCTTAAATAATGTATAAGAGTTAGTTTGGAGAGCTGATCCCAGACAGAGGGACTGTCTATGGCCTTCTGGTATTAGCAGTGCTTATCAGAACAACAACTAAAAAAGTCAACATTCTAACGCAGATACTGTGGTCCTGAAAGTGACTATAACCTCCAGGCAGGCAGCACCAGGTCACATTTCATATTACAAACTTCAGGATTCCTTTCAGAAATTCAGAGAGATGGTAGAACCTTACATACGATTAGATTGCAATTCTGGAACGTTGCAATCTAATCGTATGTAAGGTGCGACAGGGGAAGTGCACCTGTTGTGCGTGATGAACCAGCTCCATCCTCTCCCTCAGGATCTGAGCGTCCCGCTCTCTCAGCTCACTCATGACCTGCCGCTTCCACTGCTCCACCGCTCTTTTCAGAGTCCCCCTCTCCTCTTCGGACAGGATCTCAGACATCTTAGCACCATCCTCCTGTTGCAGTGCATCGTACAGCATGGCCTCCAACTCAAGGATCCGCTAACACAGCATTCATTGAAcgataaaaaacaaatactgtaagtgTCTCACATCTCTATCATCCTATTCATTGTCACTTAAAAAGCTTAGCCGCTTATTGTAAATTAGGGTGTTTAAATCATAAATGTAAGCTTGTTTCTTTGTTAAGCATGCAGATCATTTCAAATATCGTCATGAGTTAAGAATGTCTAATGTCTACCATGTCTCtctaaaaatactgctctgatcTATGTGGCATATTTGTACAGTGCAACCAAGGACAATAAGTTTAGTACAGCAGTAGGAATGCATTTCATAACCACACTGTACCTTAGCAGGAAGAGTTTATGACGTACAAATGAAGCTGCAGCAATTATCTAAACTCAGTGAATTAAATGAAGACGAATGGGAACACATGGGGAATAAATAAAGCCTATTAAAAGACAACCCTAATTGGGAAAAATGCTAATATTTTCTTCACCTTGTGAGCCTGATCCATCGATTGCTTCCTGTAGTCTAGTTCTTCATCCAAATATCCTTTCTGTTTACTGAAGAGCGCCTTAGACATGAAAAGGAATTCAATTGCTTACTAATTCAAATTAAGAACAAAACCGAATGAAGATAAGGATTTTACAAagtcaaatactttttcattttcaagatCCAGCATTTTTTGTTGCAAAGCCGATTTAATGACTTCTATTTGTTGGagccactacaaaaaaaaaaaaaaaaaaaaaagaagaaaaaaattaaaaccagagGATTAGGCTTTTCAAAGCCTTTATCAGCAATGTGTAAAAGAATACCCCCATGAAAACTGACTAATCTGTTTGATGGGCTTATATTGTTTCTAcctttaataattttttaataaaaaaaaatattgaagagGAAAAAAATGCTTCtatattttccaaacaaaaaaagtaacatgACTTTCCTTATGCAaccaaatacaaaatgcattactGACATGTAATGAgacagtttgtttaaaatttcCCAGCAgtttcttaaagttttttttctatgcattttAAATCCCAATCATATCATACatattgaaattgaattgaaattgaaatgattaaaatgaGTGTTACCTTCTCAGCTAAGGTCAAGATCGTTCTTGCTTGAATGACGACTACTTGCTCTTCATTGGTCAAGTTCTGCATGTAAGGCACAGAAATATTACACATgatcaatttaattatttattaaatatattcataaaaataCTGCTACTATTAGAAATATGCACAATATATAAATGCAACATACACTTACTGCGTTATCTCCTAAAATATCCAACTTTTTCATCAGATCAGCTACTACAATATCCTAatagaagagagaaaaaaagaatctAACTTCTATACTTcatttaaacattaatttctttAATAGCTGATACTGACATTGCTCACTTACCATAAGCCCCTCTGCCTCACAGTACACCTGGAGCGGACTCCTCCCCTCTGTGAATGGAATGTGGTGAAAGTTGATCCCAGGTGATCTTCTCTCTCGTTCCTATAATAAAACGGTGGCTTTCATTTATACAGAAATGCAGTTGTGGATTGGCATCTCTAAAGCCAGGTGTGCACAGTAGGATTTTTGTTTCTCATATCATATACAATGCCTGCATAATGCCTTGttctaatgaaataaaaataaaggcatATTGAAATGCAGGATGGACGTGAGCCTTCAGTACAAATAGACCAATTCGAAATTCAACAGAACAAGGATCATGAAAGAACAGTGTCTTTATCTTACTTCAAGTTCTAGGATACGGAACTCTAAAAGTTCGTTTTGGTCTTTAACATCCTGGATGTCATGTTTTAGGCGTGTCTCCTCCGTCTCCGTTTGCTTaatctacaagaaaaaaaagagaaagaaaagaagatcACCGCCTGTCAAAGTGCTGCTATAGCACATAATGCGATGAGTCAAAATATCTCAGATTTAACTTGTAAAGGAATGAATAACATACTGTAAGACAATACATGCTTAACATTACTGTGACTGACCTTCTCCACAAGCTCTTGATTTCTTTGATACAGAGCTTGCTTCTCCTCAATCCATTTCATGTCCTTTTAAACAACAAATGTGCATGTTTGTTAATTAATATACTTATTTCAGATTAATAATGGGTCTGGTATGCAATGATCTTAATTCTTGGCCATTGCAGTgattatgaaaatatgaaaacagAACAATTATAATGCGCTTCAAACTGATTAAAAGGGGAGATGACACAGACTAACTAGCGGGTCCCAAAAAATATAGAGTTTTACGTCccaatgtgttgctacaactggtAAAATAATgtcgtttttctttttattgttaacatcctggcaactttttacacttacaactttacagtccgtttcaaagcttttttcaaaatggacGATAtagtgctctggggtttgagatctatcctaaataaaaaaaaaaaaaaaaaaaaaaaaaaaaacttaacataaCAAGTGCTTTGTCTGTTTTGTTCCGTACCCCATCATGGATTGATATTGCTGTGGGTAATAATCCTGACATTATCAGTGAccagtgtctaaaatgtatttggctatgaagtgtttattttatttgaaagatcATGTTTTGACTAGACATGCATTCCTAATAATTCAAGCTttcaaggaaaaaataaaattaaaaattcatTACCTGCCCTTGCTCTGCCAATGTTTTCTCAAGATCTTCTATTTTGGTTTGAAATCGAACTATTTCAGCTTGCAGTTGTTCGCGTGTCTTATAGACAAAAAGGAAAGATTTATAAATTATGGTATGACTGTGTAACTTGAATTGGCAGATGCATACATAGTTACAGAATAGAAATAAATATGCATGCTTTATCCCTGCTATCacaccttttttttcaatttgagaaCCTAGGACACTGATTGGTGACATctggaaacaaaaacatatctCAGGTGGGATACCGCAAACTCTCCACCCAGGTTAAAACACAGTAAGTTAAGTTACCTTAACTTCTCTTTCTGCATCTAATGTTCCTCCAACCTGTTCTTGCAATAGTGCATATGCCCGCTGGAGAGCCTGGTACTCCATAGTTAACTGGCGGAAACGCAGTTCAGTTTCTTCTTTGGCCATGCCCTGTCATATTGAACAGAAACAGGGGCTGCAGATCTCGTGACAATATTAAAGCCCTATTAAAAGTATTAGAATTACTTCACAGCATGGATATAATAGATGTAACACAGTGAGAGCTATTACTTCTTCAATGTCATCATCAGGGGTACAGGGTGTCCTGTCGGTTTGACATGAGATTGAAGAACCATCAGAATCCAAGGAGCCGTCTTCATCATACCCAAAGAATGTCTCCACCACTGGCTTCACAGGGCAACAGAGAATGTTAGTGGCTTTGGAAGTTAGTGTTCTCACATCAATTAGTGCTAActgcaaaaatattttgtttcaatttgtttttatttaacaatatcattcatatagattaaaaaaaaaatctggtactgtatattttgttctaattaacattaacattaacatttattaaTGGACAGTTTCTTCTCACCTTAAATGGCTTTACaattttctttctctgtcttcGGTACCTCAGTATCTTGTCACGCTCCTATTAGGGAATACGATGCTCTTAAGACATTCAGAATAAGAATTTAAAAGGTCATGCTTAGACAGTTTTCAGTGTATAACAGATGAAAACACAAGTAACATAATGCAGGTGTAGAGTATCAGGTCACCACAACCAACACCCAGACACTCACAGTTTCTTATGTTTACTGGCTGATCAATTAGATGTTGTTACTTTATAAATATAGACTTAGATCTTTGGTAATACAATTCAAACTTACTATGACACTCTTGACATACCCAGCAGTTTCCATTGCctgaaataaattcaaacaaaattGATCTTCATGATCTCCCTCATTTAAATATCAGATGAGTTTTGAATACACATCTACCTTGCAGCTGTAAATACTTGCCCAGTGAGAGATGTTGTTTTCTAAAAGATATCACAATGAAATTTTACgaagcagacttttttttattcgGTTTGTGTGATATGTCCTAGCATGCATGCACAGACAGCATGTGCAGTGTACACTGTAATTACAATTAGTTTACAAgtcatttgttttgcagttaGGTTTTATTCCATCTTCAGTTTAGATAAATGTATTGATCTGTGGCTGCACTTCAATCAAGGTTCTAACAAATGACAAGTAAGAAAGAAtaagaataattttaaaagacaataaataataaGTCATGTCATTTAGATACCTTAGAAAGATCATCAATGATATTCTGCTGTTCAATAACCTGCAGCCTCAGAAATTCAATCTCTTGCTCTTCTTGACTTTGATCGAGGTCATTCAAGGAGCTTGGACGTCTAATCGTTCCCACTCTCTCCCTCTGGACAGGTAATCAAACCATTGCATTATAAATCCATTCACATAATGCTTGCTCCATTATTACAGGATGCTTTTGAATGCAGTATCAGTATATGTATATTATTGATGATTAAATTGGGTATTTGAAACTACAGGCAGTCATTCTAAAGAAATTGGTACTCTAGGTGGGTAATGTGACACAATGTTAGTTTTCATGATACAAATTGAGCAActgttaaacacaaacacaaacacacatccatTTCCCAGGTATAGTGTATATAGGCCACAAGAACAAATGCTTTTGTCAATGCTTGCCACATACCATAACTTACACTGGATCAGATgagccattttatttttaaatctacataCTACATGTAGGCCTGCAACCTAAAAATATACCAAGTATGGAAACAACTGTAGCTTAGTATTGTGCAATGTGAATAATTAGATCacttctgagaaaaaaaaacaaaaatcctgcAGTTTGGCCCTATTTACAGCCAGTCAGCTTACCATTTCCATATTCTCCTGGGTGACAAATTTCAGTTTGTTCTCCACACGACGTAAGGCAAGGGTGAACTCTTCATTCTTTCTGCTCAGTCGTTTGTTTTTATCCAGGATCGGTTTGTATTGACTCTCTGCTTCACGCAGCCGTTTGAGCTAAAACATCAAGAAAGAGTTAGGAATGAAAACAGAGGCAGCAGCTCGgctcagaactgaacacaaatgAACCGGCAGTTTCATGTGtgacatataaatacatacactgatgcagcactcaaaacaaacatttatactGGACGTGCGTCAATCATAATCGTACCGTTTTCAGCTACTGTTATATTTCCTTATGCATTCTATTTTAAACATTCTATTGTCTTGCGCagcaaataaagtttttaaataatttttgcaCATTTCATCAGGAAAAGGTACTCCAAAAAATTTTTGAACACAGAATATGTTTCTTCAGTACTACTGTACCATTGCAATATTTTAATGGCTGTGTCATATTACCATCAGATTGATTTCATAGAATGATGTCATTCTGCTGTATAATTTCACACTTGGTGCAGTATTATAAAGGTTGTTCTGAGCTAGTATGTCATGTTCACACCAAGTGACCAGAAGGCCCATATTCAAACTGACGTTACTCCTGGTCAAACGGTCCTGTCTGCCCTTCTAAGAGTTTCCCGTAGTAGatgtatagcaaagtgtaataaagcacagtgaaagcacagtaaagcatagtgTAGGCAATTGTAAAGCCCAAAGAGGTATGCtaaagcaatttttttaaaaatatggtaagctatggtaaatgcatagtctAACCATTGAAAAAGTaagggaaaactgcaaaagttctgtgtaaatgtacagtggtaaacttttataagggtatactATGTCCAGGaacctgtatatttaaaatatataaacaccaGTAATCACTTTCCACTTATACTTTCACTCTTTGATTTTGCAAACAATACGTAGGCACATTAAATACTCCCCCTTACGTTTGAATGCAAATGAAGACATGTCCCAATTCGGTATAATGATGATATCACCCAAAGGCAAGAATATGCTCACCTTAAAGTAAAGTGactattattatatttcaattaTTCAGAACATCAttttagtttttagtgtttttaatctGAAGCTGACATTTTGTTACAGAGAGAATGAAAAGGTCACAAAGATTTGCCATTGAGATTTGCTAGATCTACATATTCTATGAGCTGATTGAAACTTTAAACACACATTACTATTCAAATGGGCTATTCAGCATTGGCAGCCattacagaaaacatttttaatgaaaaacataattaatTGTTTTGGTTGGAACAGATAGCTACCCACTATGGTGTCATTTTTACAACACTAAATGAAAGACAGCTGATGGTTCAAATGTCTGGGGTTTCTTGTAATTAGTTTAAGAAGAAATAATACAGTCAGTTTAATTAAGAATATATTCAACAAATTTgttaattccaaaaaaaaagtccagtaaCCTTTTAACCTTTTAAATCATTACGCAGAAGGCACTGAAAATTGCAATCCCAGTGCAAAAAAGCACTTTTCACCAACACACTTAACCACATGTAAAAGGCTATATATTTGTATAtgcaatactctgaaattaccagtttcataataaaataaaaatcattttatttaatcagTTAAAAACAAAGGGTCCTGCAGCCCCTTTCTAAGTGCCACTGTATTGACTGCCTAGTATGGGCACCATTTGTCTCATGGAAGGTTTCCATTGTCAAGAACCTACTCAAGGGGACACACAATACATCATGGCAGTTGGCTTCTTTCAAATGTCTTTTAAATGGGCCAGTATTGGAGGACTGTTTACCAAACCACAAGTAGACTGTAAACACAATGAATGTCACCGAGGAGCCTCATGCTTACAAGTTCGTTTCTTTCCTCCGACAGCAGTGTGTTTCGATCTTCCAGCTTTCTGATGATTGAGCTCAATTCAGCAATTTTAAGCTGGAATCTCCGTGCATCTTTTTCATCCAACTGTTGTTCCTGAAATAAAGATCAACTGCAAATAACTGAGCATCGGTTCGTTTCCCAATGGACTGTCCACTGACCCCGACCAAAGAGGCTGCAGTGCTAGTCCGTGCAAGTATTTGACACAGTCAAATGTTAACTATGCCTTTATTTGATGGTTttgtgaacaaaagaaaaaaaaaaaaaagaaagaatataacATGCATAAACAGAAATGCCAAAATGACATGTGATCTAATTTAAAGAACTTAATATGGTCGGCCCGCCCAGATGTCACTGTTACACAAACTACTTTAAGTAGTTCAAATATCTTGTTAAAAATGGCCCAGTCATGATTTTCTGTGAGAAGGaatttttcttcttgttattcGCATGTTGGGGAGGGCTAAGATTGGATGTGTGACTAGgcctgcttttaaaatatgtaaatgtgcTTAATGAGTCTGGAAAGAGACTAGAAGTTAGGAGATTCAAATGCCACCTACTGCTAATGTgatcatgcagttttttttttttgttatagagaTATTTCTATATTCTAAGCATTAACATTTGCAGCAAACATAAATCAAATTAATGAAAGGCTTCGTGAATTTAAGTAGAGGAAAAGGCCAcagataacatttaaataatgtcttaTACTGAAGGCATGACAGAGTGTAGATTCAGAGTACAGATTAAGCTTACTGTTTTAATGCTACCATGTTAAAATAGTGACTTATggcatttatatatttactttcaaaaatatacatttagtttgagctgctgtattctaaaaaaatgaaaataactaatAATGGGTAAATCTATgatcctaataaataaatacaaataataattatacaaaaaaataaagaattcctTATTCAACCGGTGCAGGAGAGCCTGTCTAattcattaagaaaaaataattactaTTGGAAAGAAATCTTGATGAGGCAACATGAGAACAGTTATCATATGTCACAGACATATGAGTGTTAGTTAAAAACTAAAGAGCTTTTTATAGTAGCAGCAAATGAATGCAGAAGGAGCAATATGGCACAGTTTCACATAGCTTTTCTACAGACCACAATGTGTCTTTGAATAATAACACACTTCACTGGAGCTTGTCAAGTCTTTTGCCCTGGTGTTTAATTGCAACAGTTTTGTGaactgagacttttttttttattgtaaaaggatggtaaaaaaaaaaaaaaaacaatatcagaaCCTGACTATTCAACACATGGGGGTTTACATTGAACATGTATTAGAATCGAAAATGGAACCCTGAGCATTATTAATAAAGCATATAGCAGATTTACCATTATTCTACAGTTCAATTAGTATGATTACAAAATGCaataatactgaaagaaaaaatatgataaGGTTAGGCTTCCCTAGCCATTTTATTGTAAGATAAATGCTCTAGCTTTGCTGGCTCCTCCTCATCAAGATTTTTGCGGCTGGTTTAGTGGAAGATCAGGTGAAAGTGCTTACAGGACTTCCTGAGTGATCTGAGGCGTCTCCTGCACCACTTGTATAAGGAACCTCTCGTTTCGGGCTACTCAGATGTCGATCAGCCTCTCTGAATTGGACAAGTTGTTCATCTAAAGCCTCTTTTTGGAGCTGGAGTCTCTGAGCTTGCCCAGCTTGAACCCCCAGCTCTTTTTCCAGCACGTAGACTGCTCTGTCTTTTAATTTAATCTCATCCATCTATAAGGAGAACAGAACAGAATCACAAATGCATGCACTGTAAAGCTCTTACAGTTACCATGGAAACCGTAAAGGTAAGCATACTACTGTAGATCACAATGCTAAAGATAGTAACACCTTCCATCTATACAGCTCTGAAGCACATAtagaaacacattattattattattattattattattatatagtaagGAATGGTAGACAGTGAATGGTTTGGATAAGGAAAGATATCCTGTTTTGGATATgtgtcaccaaaggccagcactaagaTGGTCAGAGCTTCTCATGCTGGTTCTGGTTCTAGACATATGAAGATGGGGATGAGGTGAAAGGAAACTTTCAATTCAGTAATGGGTACAATTTTCTCTTTCATAAATAGAAACAGTTTTATGTGGTTTAACATCATGTTGGTAAATTTGAACAAACAATCATTTTCACTTGTATTGGCCTTTGGTTCATGTAAAACTAAGCAGGGATtggtctaaaaaaataaatctctagtCATCAATAATAAAGAGTCACACTGATATCATAGGAAAGTTACTAACATGCATAATATTACTAAATGACTGCACTGTAATTGTATGATCTGTACAATTCAATCACAGCcttaattttgaaaactgttggAAGGAAATGAGTGTATGTGTAAACACCTATATAGAAACTGATCTGTTGAGAAGGGTGACAAAACATATCCACAACATCTGTGTAAGCTTATGTGTGCTACTGGTTGTTGTCTAGAAGCTGTAATAAATCCACATTGGATTACATACCCTGAATGGGTGACAGTACTTATGATAGGTTTTCTTTCTTTAGcaactgtactttaaaaaataaacagctcaaaGAACTCCTATATTGAGCTGCATTCACAAAATTATATCCTAAAGCTActggatctaaaaaaaaaaaaaaaaactgttcagtttCAAATGTAATCAGCTCTTCTTCATCTAATGCTGTTAAGGAAATGTTATTTGCAGACCTTTCTAGTCATAAACAAGCAACAGAGTGCTCATAAAAACATACTTTCATCAAAAGCATTTACTTTCTTATGAATCGGAAATGCTTTCAGTAAATAGAAATTCAATTTGGAATTGTGGTTAGAACAAGCAATTATCGTACTGCCATACCACATTCCAGGAACTGCACAAAAAGCATCTTTTACGTTTAAATATGACTGTCTACCGGTGAAAGGCAGTCTATTCACCCAGCAGTTGAAACATTTACTTGTAAACTTTTCACCTCTGTTTTGAATGTTTCAGAGACTCATAAGAGAATCATTCATTATAAGGTAGATGGAGTCAAGGCAGCGATGACATTTTAAAACGTGCTTTAAAACTTACAGTAATGTTACTTTAAATTTATTGAAATGGAGTTATAGAAAATAACATGTAGTGCTTCCAGAGAAGATAAAATATTACAACATACTGATGATCaattaatgatttttttgtaaaaacaagttttagTGAAATGGTTTCCCAAGGCAATTAAAAATCATGCCGTTTACATTTAGAAAAGGTTtatctctttaaaaacaaaaaaagacagtaaaacaGCAGTACTGACTTCTCATGTGACaccattcattcatttttcaagaatgaaatacccacttaaatattCAGCTCAGCATTTGAGTAAATATTCAAACCAGTCAATGTGACATGTACTGTATCATGTGTACAAATTCCTTAAAACACTGAAGACAGTTCATCATCTTGTAGCaccaattataattaatattaatggaAAAAGACAACTTATTCAGAATGTCACTCACCCATCAAAGTGAAATTTCTCATTCCATTGTAAGCAATGTGTCACCACTTACTGTATGTAAAGCTTTTTAATGTTCAGGTGCCAAGGCACGAGAGGGAAGGTGCTACCAAACCAAAAGTTTCATTATAGAGAagagtcttcttcttcttcttcttcttcttcttcttcttcttcttcttcttcttcttcttcttctgtgtGCGCACTGCATTTCCACTTGTTTTCTCATGGTTCTTTTCACTTTTATTATTTGCACTTCTACTGAAATGCTGTATTAAAATGGTTGAGTAATGTTCAATTGTTCTGGCGTGTTCCTTCTAAACCAGTTTCCACTGTGTTGTTCCTACTTTTTCTACagccttatcttttttttttaactaactttgcaacatgtaaattaattaaatagtttcagtgtctcaCTGTACATATAACAATTATATAGGGGGCCCAAGACCAGGCCCACTTAACTGGTCTTTTGTTATTAA is part of the Polyodon spathula isolate WHYD16114869_AA chromosome 13, ASM1765450v1, whole genome shotgun sequence genome and encodes:
- the LOC121325813 gene encoding janus kinase and microtubule-interacting protein 3-like isoform X2; the protein is MSKKGAGSRAKGDKPDALAALQAANEELRAKLTDIQIELQHEKSKVSKLEREKTQEVKHEQHKFTVVVTELKAKLHEDKMKELYSVRETLLRQHESELLRVIKIKDSEIQRLQALVNALRDGTTDKVKTVLFIEAKEEAKKLFEFEKIRMQQEISELKGVKKQMEETLTLAIQADKMKAVEIRSVYHLHQEEISRIKRECEREIRRLEQQLDEKDARRFQLKIAELSSIIRKLEDRNTLLSEERNELLKRLREAESQYKPILDKNKRLSRKNEEFTLALRRVENKLKFVTQENMEMRERVGTIRRPSSLNDLDQSQEEQEIEFLRLQVIEQQNIIDDLSKAMETAGYVKSVIERDKILRYRRQRKKIVKPFKPVVETFFGYDEDGSLDSDGSSISCQTDRTPCTPDDDIEEGMAKEETELRFRQLTMEYQALQRAYALLQEQVGGTLDAEREVKTREQLQAEIVRFQTKIEDLEKTLAEQGQDMKWIEEKQALYQRNQELVEKIKQTETEETRLKHDIQDVKDQNELLEFRILELEERERRSPGINFHHIPFTEGRSPLQVYCEAEGLMDIVVADLMKKLDILGDNANLTNEEQVVVIQARTILTLAEKWLQQIEVIKSALQQKMLDLENEKALFSKQKGYLDEELDYRKQSMDQAHKRILELEAMLYDALQQEDGAKMSEILSEEERGTLKRAVEQWKRQVMSELRERDAQILRERMELVHHAQQKTKELEERIEAQKRQIKELEEKFLFLFLFFSLAFILWS
- the LOC121325813 gene encoding janus kinase and microtubule-interacting protein 3-like isoform X1 → MSKKGAGSRAKGDKPDALAALQAANEELRAKLTDIQIELQHEKSKVSKLEREKTQEVKHEQHKFTVVVTELKAKLHEDKMKELYSVRETLLRQHESELLRVIKIKDSEIQRLQALVNALRDGTTDKVKTVLFIEAKEEAKKLFEFEKIRMQQEISELKGVKKQMEETLTLAIQADKMKAVEIRSVYHLHQEEISRIKRECEREIRRLMDEIKLKDRAVYVLEKELGVQAGQAQRLQLQKEALDEQLVQFREADRHLSSPKREVPYTSGAGDASDHSGSPEQQLDEKDARRFQLKIAELSSIIRKLEDRNTLLSEERNELLKRLREAESQYKPILDKNKRLSRKNEEFTLALRRVENKLKFVTQENMEMRERVGTIRRPSSLNDLDQSQEEQEIEFLRLQVIEQQNIIDDLSKAMETAGYVKSVIERDKILRYRRQRKKIVKPFKPVVETFFGYDEDGSLDSDGSSISCQTDRTPCTPDDDIEEGMAKEETELRFRQLTMEYQALQRAYALLQEQVGGTLDAEREVKTREQLQAEIVRFQTKIEDLEKTLAEQGQDMKWIEEKQALYQRNQELVEKIKQTETEETRLKHDIQDVKDQNELLEFRILELEERERRSPGINFHHIPFTEGRSPLQVYCEAEGLMDIVVADLMKKLDILGDNANLTNEEQVVVIQARTILTLAEKWLQQIEVIKSALQQKMLDLENEKALFSKQKGYLDEELDYRKQSMDQAHKRILELEAMLYDALQQEDGAKMSEILSEEERGTLKRAVEQWKRQVMSELRERDAQILRERMELVHHAQQKTKELEERIEAQKRQIKELEEKFLFLFLFFSLAFILWS